GTCATCCCACCTGTGCTGGAGAAGTGAGTGTGTGGAGCTGCTGGAGATGTGAGATGTTCATGGCCTGTAGGCGCCAATATAAGGCATATAGCACATGATTGATTTACATCAAAAGATTGTGCTAAAAAGAATGATGGTTACTTCAAAGCTAAACCAACAAAGTGAATTCAccccagtcttttttttttttatctattttgataaattagtaaagtgtttaaatgttaaaatgtaagttGTATAAGATAAGTTGCTGTTTAAAATCATGAGTTAAAGTTCACAAAGCTTCATCATAGCCTGTATAGTGGCTTCTTTTATTCACTGCCTGGATTTACAAATCCAATTTTAGTAAATAGGCTTTGTAAGCAGGCATCTTAGATTCCAGCTGGACTTTTTCCCAATTTCAAGCTAATGTGTGGATGTGCTGCCCCCTACAGGACGTATCCTGCTATGGAGACGTTGACGGAGCCACACCAGCTTACTGCCACTCTCAGCTGCATGATTGGTATGGCCCGCAGTCTTCTCAGCGGTGGCCGTCATTACCCCGAAGGTCCCGCGCACGTCCTGCCCCTGCTAATGAGAGCACTGCCTGGTGTTGACCCTAATGACTTCAGCAAATGCATGGTGGGCAAGCTGTGAAATAAACATCAACAATGGTGTTCttgaaacaatgaaataaatcaaaacaaaatatgaCGGTTAAGAATTTTGATTCCTTGTTGTTGCTCTCTTGGCTGATTTGATTCATAATTGACTTAATATGATGTccacatattttgtttttagatCACGTTCCAGTTCATTGCTACTTTTACTACTTTAGTGCCTTTGGTGGATTGTTCATCAGCCCTCCATGAGAAGAACGACTTGACCGAGGTAGGGCTCTGAAACCGTATGTGAAAGAGATTCCCTGCAGAGATTTTATTCTGTCTGGATTCCAACATAaaatcttttatttgtatttgttgtagatgGAGAGAGAGATGTGTTCGGCTTCTGCTGAGTTTGAAGACTTTGTTCTGCAGTTTATGGACAGGCGAGTCATTTCGTGACGTGTGTGCTTGAAAAAGTATAATACGCTATTGTTGTGGCTTATGCCCTATTTTGTGTTTCTGCAGGTGTTTTGCGTTGATTGACAGCAGCACTCTGGAGCAGACGCGTGAGGAGACGGAGACAGAGAAAATGACTCATTTAGAGAGTCTGGTGGAGCTGGGCCTTTCATCCACCTTCAGCACCATTCTGACGCAGTGCTCCATGGAGATATTCAAGgttttcattacatttaataGGATTTGATCTATCTATAACTCATTTTATTTGTACGTATTTTCTTTAGGGAAAAGACTCTTTATTACACAAGTCTCTTCTCTGTTGAGACCTTTCTGTTGTCCTTAGATTTTGCTAGCCTTACAAATGttatatttgtacatattttttttagacaaattaatttcatttattacaACAGCAGTTTCGaactctgttgttgtttttaacatgCTTGGCTTATATTAATCTATAGCTCAGTGAGTAATCTGAACTGATTTAATAATGAAGGGAGTTGTCTGACTGAATCATctgactgatatatatatatatatatatatatatatatattagactgtAAATACATTAATTGTGGCACCCATATATGCTACCGTTAAAAGTTTgggattaatacatttaaaaatataaaaaaatatatatacatttattaagcaaggacgcattaaattgccaaaaatgactgacatttctaatgttacaaaagagccctgaataataaaatgtatcatagtttccttaaaaatattaagcaacactattttcacaatgttttaaaaattataataagataataaatgtttaagcaacaaatcaacatattagaatgatttctgaagcatcctgtcacactgaagactttgAGTAAcggctgcttaaaattcagctttgacatcacaggaataacttgcattttaaaatacatgaaataaagttattttaaactataatagtAGTTCACCATATCactgtttttttcacaaatatatcCAGATTTggtataagattttttaaaaaatatgtttacaaaatttcttttttttaccaatctcaaacttttgaacagtgtattTCCTCATGTACTCCTAAATCGATTTGATGATTTCTGTTAACAGCTGTTATCTGTCTTTAGGTGGCTCTCGAGAAAGTCTTCAACTTTGCCACCACCAACATCTTTGAGACTCGTGTAGCAGGCAGGATGGTGGCAgacatgtgcagagcagcttctAAAGTAATACTTTCTCTTTGCCCATCttgtgcttacacacacacacacacacacacacacacagccgtggGGCCACATTGATTCGGCTGTCCTCTGCTTTGTTTCAGTGTCACCCTGCTGAGTCTCTCAGGCTGTTTGTACCACACTGCTGTAACGCCATTACTCATCTAACTGCCAGTACGTACAAGAACATAAATGACTGTTTGTGTTATCTTGAGTCTGTGTCAGCATCCTCACTTGTGTTTTGGTGCCTTTCAGATGAAGATGTTTCAAATGAGGAAGAGCTGGATAAAGAACTGCTCTGGAACCTCCAGCTGCTTTCTGAGGTCAAAACAACATCtttaaacattctttaaaatatcttttatgtTTCATGGAATAAATTAAGGTCATACAACTTTGTAACTAAATGAGCGTGAGtaaattaaaaacagcattttcattgttgtgtggactatccctttaactaggCACAATTATGCAGTTTCTTTTACATCTACTTGCTATTCAAATCAGTCACCCTACATCCATTTAGACACTAGACAGTGATTTCTGTGTATCTCACATTACCGCCCTTTCTTGCTGATCTTCAGGTGACTCGTGTGGATGGAGAAAAGCTCCTCCCATACCGCACACAGCTGGTGCAGATTCTGCAGCTGACCCTGCGTTTGCGCTGTAAGCAGGGCTACACTCTGGCCTGCAACCTGCTGCACCATATCCTGCGTTCCACAGCACTCACCTACCCCACAGACTACTGCAGTGTGCCCGGTGGCTTCTGTAGACCCCTGCAAGAGTACTTGCCCATTAAGGTACTATGAATGTGTCTGGTACATGTGATGACATCTGACCAGTGGAGACAACCGCGTAATGTATTAGATCATTGCTGAGTACTCACTTCCTCCGTCCTTATTCTTTTCACAGGACTGGGGTCGTCCGGGGGACCTTTGGAACCTGGAGATCCAGTGGCATGTGCCCAGCGCAGAGGAGATGGCATTTGTGTTCTATGTTCTGGACCTGCTTCTGCAGCCAGAGCTCCAGCGTCTGCAGAGATATGCACAGGGAGAACAGGACATgagcaggtcagaggtcaaaagTGCACTCTGTAATAATGCTAAAGACAAAATACTATCGTTctgtattgattttaaaagttGTGGATATTTTCTtgaattgcgctttaaacagagaTGACGTTCTTCAGAGTCTGTGTATAGTCCAGCACTGTCTGCTGGGTGCTGGCAGCATGCTCCCCCCTCTTGATGGACGCACAGTCACCGGCCTGTAAGTCCTAAAACTCAAATATGAGATATGCAATGTTTGCTTTAAGCTGTGGATATTTGAAGGGATAATAAATCAAGATTATTGAATCCTtgtgtatttcatttttaaaagcggaaacgtttatttttacatttattaatcaagAACACAATAAATTGATAAAAGTGATAGTACAGGAAATTATTGCGTTACAAAGTTTTCAATTTCATGTAAATGcgtttcttttgaactttctattcatggtatccacaaaaaacattaaacagcacaattgttttcaacattgattaaaaaaaaaagttaaatcttaAATAAGTCTGCtaaattgctgctgaaaatagaaaacagatatttaaatttgtgggggggggggaaaGAAACAATATTATGATATATGGTAATTTATTCAATCAAATgcaaccatttatttatttttatataatgtaaaagaaTCTTACCTAACTTTTGCATGTTAGTTCAAATATGATATTTTTATTCTCTCTCCTCTGTGCAGTGTACCCAGCATGGTTAGTTTGGAGGAAACAAAGCTGTACATTGGTGTTGACTACGGTAAGCCAAGTTTGGGGATTGGTGCAGTTCGAGTAACTTCTTGTGTATCCTGATGCTAGAACAGGATATCGGCTTCTCAGTAAGACATTGCTGATTTTTCCAGATGAGTCCAGAGAGAACTACCGCGAGGCCATCTGTAAAGTAATGAGACAATTGCTTCGTAAGTGCTCCTTGTTTAGAACACCTGCCTGCACACAGAATTTACCTCAtctacattacccataattctTAAGACAAGCATCCTCTAATTCTCTTTTGTAGATTACATTCTGGAGCACTCAGAGGACGACACCAAATCCCTTTTCTCCATTATCAAGGTGAGTGTGCGGAGCAGATATTTGAGCAAACTGATTAGATCATTGTTCTTTCATCTGTCGATTGTATTGGATCATATAGCAGCTATTAGCCATTAAAGTTTTGTGATTTATCAGTTGTTTGTCTCCCTCAGATCATCAGTGACTTGATGCACTTCAGAGGTTCCCATAAACATGAGTTTGACTCTCGATGGAAGAGCTTCACCTTGGTGAAGAAGTCGATGGAGAACAGGGTGTGTAGAAATGTCCTGTGCCATTCatttgaaatgtataattatCTAATGaatcttcttcttctctccagcTTCATGGGAAGAAACAGCACATTCGAGCTCTTCTTATTGACAGAGTTCTTCTTCAGCATGAGGTAGGAGCCATTGCTAATAACCTGGCATAATAATTTGCAACATGagaaatattgtattgtatttttactaCACCGTTATCGTGGCCAAAAGAATTGACAAGAACAATGTTATCATGATATCTAaagaaatttagaaaaaataaacaatgctatCAGTCAAATTCATTTTTAACTTTTGTGTTTCTGTTGTTTGGACAAAGTATCACACTAAATACGATTATAGATAGACGGAGAATGATGTCAACAAAACCGTACaaagcatataaaaaaataattactgttgATCAGCAGATTTGCAGGCTGGGGTgtctaattttcatatttttaagcaatcaaaaaaaaatctCCCGCAATGGCTGGTTAGGTTTTTCTAGGGTGAGGGTAGTGtctatttttgttatttctttttataccacctattttttttatttaatttaggttATTGTCAATTCCAACACCCCTATTAGGAAGTTAAATTTTTTTGCCTGCTTTCCACATTTAGATGCGAAAGTTGCTGGTCGAGGGGTGTGAATATAAGACCGTTCATCAGGATCTGTTGAAGGACCTTTTGCGTCTTTCCACCAGCACCTACAGCCAGGTCTGATTCCACATCCACCAAATTTTACACCAAAATAATCCCCCTTATTTTATATGTATGCTTGAATTCCCATTTTTTTGGACCCTCAGGTCCGCAGCAAGGCCCAAAATGTGTTGTTCACTGCTTTGGGGACATATAACTTCTGCTGCCGAGACATTACTCCACGTGTCCTGGAGCTACTGGAGCCCACACGAACTGATATCACCCAGCAACAGTTCAAGGTCTACAATCTATAATtttcactttccataaaaagCATAATGCTGTatctgtctttatttattttaatatatatattttttttttatcatattgcgCTGTAGGGGGCACTGTACTGCTTGCTTGGGAACCATTGTGGAGTGTGCCTTGCTAACCTCCATGACTGGGATTGCATCGCTCAGACATGGCCGTCCATAGTGCGCTCGGGCCTCAGCTCAGCTATGTCTCTAGAGAAGCCCTCCATTGTCCGACTCTTCGATGACCTCGCGGACAAAGTCCACCGGCAGTACGAGACCATCGGCATCGATTTCACAGTAAGCAGGGTCGcctgttttgtacattttgtacatAAACTTTGGGAAAATATGGCGTGTCGTTCAGACTATTAAAGTGAGgacacatttctttattttttgggatAAATGTTGAAAGTAAAAATCCAGTAATTTCAATAGGAATCTACATTTTCTGGgattttgaaatgaaaaacttTTCTGTTCTTAGAcccatattttcatatttaaaatggtAGCAATCTTGTGCTGTCCCTGGATGAATCTGTAGGTACCTGAGAGCGCGGTTTTGCTAGGCCGGTGCATCACTGATTCAAGCCAACCCACTCCACACATTGGCACTCCCACAGAACAGGAGCTGGAGCAGGGACTGACGCTCCAACAAGACAAAAACCAGGAGGCAGTGCAGTAAGggctacacacatacacactcacaacATTTAATACTCATTTAACATGGTGTATCAATCTTTGCTGTGTTTCCTCTTTCAGGAAATATGAAAAGCTTGTGAGAGACCTGTTGGAATGTCTAGATGACCGGGACCTGTAAGTATCTAATAGATGTTTTAAAGTGCTTCATTGTTTCTACAAAAGCATCACTCAAGTGGATATGttattgtgtgtgtcatcaggccTTGGAAGTTTGAGCACATAGCTATTGGCTTCCTGTCTCTACTGCTAAGAGATGACCATCCCCTCCCGGCCCCAGCGGTGCTCTTCTTTGTACAGAGCCTCAACCATGATGCGCTTGTTGTTCGCAAGGTTCGtggaatgttttgtttttttgtttcgttgttgttttttgtacGTTTTGCATAAACCTGTATCAGGGTTGTGCTGGGTTTAGCTCCAGCCTGCTCCTATACACTTACCTAGAAGTTTCTATTACTAATGAAAACCTGTATTAACTAGTTCAGATGTGTTAAATTAAGATTAGTTTTAAGTTTAGGTCTAAAGTCTGTAAgaaagtggccctccaggagttgGTTTGGGCCCCCCTCATCTACACTACTGTTTgacattctttttcttttttgaaagagaTTATGCTTCCAAGGGGcagcatttatgtgatcaaaatgtAGTAAAAACAGTATAGTTGtgcaaaatattatgaaataagtattacagtaaaaaaaaaaaaaaaaaagtttttattttaatgttttaaaatgctgtgcaatttatttatttttgactgcattttcagcatccatttttccagtcttcagtgtcacattaaccTTTAGAAGTTAATAATAGGATAACTTGGtgctcaagaaagatttcttATCAGTGGTAAAAATGTTTCTGCTTCCTAACATTTTGACATCTTTGATACCttcaaaaaacagcatttatctgaaaaagaagtcttttgtaaaatgaatacctttactgtcacatttaattaattgaatgcTTCCTtgctaaatacaattatttttagtattatttctttaaaaaataaaaaacttacggactccaaacttttgaacagtagtgagtGAATATGCACTTAGTctgttacatttaaaacattgtgtatattattgtattatataattgCTGATATAGATGGCGATCGCTGCTATGGCAGGCATCCTGAAACAGCTGAAGAGACCGCGCAAGAAAATACCTGTTAGTCCCTGTGATATAAGTGAGTAAACAACGCTGTGAAAACAAATAGATGGTATTGTTAAATGAGGAGATGATTAAATGACTCTGCACATCCATCTGTTGGTTCATCTCAGTACCTGTGGAAGGAGAGAATTACACATGTGCTGCCTTGCAGGTGGTGTAAAGGAGCCGGAGGGGCTGGTAGCAGGAGACCGGCCGGGGAATGACTGGCTGCAGTACCACGGTGACAGCCTGCCCAACACCCAGCAGGACTGGGACAATTTCTGCTTTGTAGAGAAGACACACTGGGGCTACTACTGCTGGCCAAAGTAAACACTCTCAGcctctgatcactgtctgattcacTCCAAATCTCTGCTTCTAGACATTTTCTCACTCTTTCCATTTCTCTGCTGAAAGGAATTTGATGGTATATGCCCCAGCAGCGGAGCAGCCCAAGGAACTTTCTGCTGAGAACATGAATGAGGTATACATGGACTGACTgcgcaacactttgttttactggCAAACTTGACAGTATGTGTACTAAACATGATTTTCTGACAGAGGGAGCGCGTCATCTATGACCGTTTCACAGAACCCATGTTCATCAAACAGCTGATTGAGTTCCTGTCTCTTGAGGACCGAAAGGGCAAAGACAAGTTCAATCCTCGTCGCTTCTGTCTCTTCAAGGTACCAGCATCGTAAGACAATAATCATGGTAGAGGAGATGAAAGTACAGTTTTTGCAGTATATTAGGAAAAAAAATTCAACAGAAATTAGATTTGACTATTTAATAtgacaatattgtgtttaaagATTATTATCTAGCCTGTACCAATACTCAccatcattcaaaagtttttaaactttgtaatctttttctcttgtttttgtaaaggaaaaaaaaaaaaccttattctctccaagactgtatttatttcattaaagatacaataaaacagtaatattttgagaaattacaattgaacatatttttttatttcaatataattaATACTTGGTGAATAACTTACTGCTCTGCTGACAAAGCTACAattttttcagcagcctttaTTCTAGTCACATGATCATTTGGAATTATTCTAATATGTAATTATGTgataataatggaaaaaaaatcttaccgatcccaaacttttgaagagtTGAGAGTAAGTGGTTAGAATTAATGCTGTCCCTGTACAGATTGTACAATTGCTTACCAGGGTGCATGCAGAACTCTGTTCAATCCCCACATAATTCCCCTGCCTTCTATCTTTGGGTTCTCAGTAGAGAGAAAACATTAAAATTGAGCATTTATTGAATCATTTTCATCCAGTTCATGTTCACTGATTCCGGCAGTTGTGTTGCAGTTTCCCCAGCTCTAATTCCCAACCTGAGAGATCGCACCGATTGTGAGGATGTATTCAATAAATGATTTGTAGAGAGCAGTAAATATAATTGTGCTCCAAGCCACATCTACCTCTGCAAATTTCTGCATTTTAACCATCTCATAAACCTGCCTTACTCACCTGCCACACAAATTTATTACAACATACAGATGGCTTGCTTTCTCATTCAACACCCACAGGGTCTTTTCCGGAACTACAGTGATGCTTTCCTGCCTGTTCTAAAGCCTCATATGGAGCGGCTGGCAAATGACTCTCACGAGAGCACCCAGCGCTGTGTGGCTGAGATCATTGCCGGGCTGGTTAGAGGCAGCAAGCACTGGAGCTTCAGCAAGGTAAGCACCGCTGCAGGCATGAGGGATGCACTAAAATTAGGAAGCCACTGAGATATTAACCACACTGATGTCTGAAACCCCTCTTTCGTTCACACAGGTGGAGGCATTATGGAAATTCCTGATTCCTTTGATGCGAACAGCACTGTCCAATATTACTGTCGAGACCTATGCTGACTGGGGTACCTGTGTGGCAACTGCCTGTGTATGTGTCATAGATCTTCAGTCTGTTAAATTGTGTGCCACTTAATCCACCACCTGAATGTCTGCTTGCAACCAACAGTAACTAGGTTCAAAATAAGGTTTGAGCATGTTCAAAATAGACTTCAGGGGGTAAAggtctatatataaatatcaagatgatttaaatatttaaaatttccaAAGATTTTACTAtccaatatttaaatgtaaatattttttttaaactacaatttaatttttaattattttaattcaacaaGGTCGCAttcaattggtcaaaagtgactgtaaaaacTTCTTTATATTTATCGAAACATTATTATGTATGTGAAGCTATGAGAACAACTCACTGTTGACGTTTTATGTTTTCAGGAGAGCCGAGATCCACGAAAGCTTCACTGGCTTCTTGAGATGCTGATGGAGTGTCCTCTCAGTGGGGAAGGTGGATCGTTTGTAGATGCTTGGTAGgtgtgttttggtttggtttgtagGACAATCTGAAACCATTCAGACTTGGatgcatatttcatattttgataaTTGAGAAAAATAATTAGTTTCTCTCTCTGTAGCCACCTATACGTGCTGCAAGGTGGTCTGGCACAGCAGGAGTGGAGGGTCTCAGAGCTGCTACACAGATTGCTTAGTTACCTGGAGCCCAAACTCACTCAGGTTTATAAGAATGTGAGAGAGCGCATTGGCAGGTATGTCTGCAGTTGGGGTCAAAATGGTCACTGTAGTCTGAAAATACACCGACAGTTCAACTGATTCTCTCTTGTCATGATTTCTGTCTTGTCATGTCTTCCCTTGCAGTGTGCTGACGTACATTTTCATGATCGACGTCAACCTGCCATACACTCTGCCTACTAAGTCACCACACATTGCTGAGTTTACCGAAAGGATCTTGTCTCAACTGAAGCCTCTGATTGAGGGAGACGAGGAGATCCAGAACCACGTGGTGGAGGAGAACGGAGTGGAGGAGCAGGACGAGAGGACCCAGGCCATCAGACTCCTCAAAACTGTTCTGAAGTGGCTGATGGCCAGTGCGGGGCGCTCCTTCTCTACTCCAGTTCCTCAGCAACTGCAGCTGCTGCCCCTGCTCTTTAAGGTCTCGCatgctcgctctctctcgctaTCTCTCTCTATCTTAGCGTATGCTCTTTGTATCTCATCCTTTATACATTTCTGTGGAGTGCTCTGAAGTGGATTGCTGACTTCCACTCTGTGACTGTTTCTCTCCATCTGCAGATCGCTCCTGTAGAAAATGATGACAGCTATGATGAGCTGAAAAGGGACGCAAAGATGTGCCTGTCCCTCATGTCTCAGGGTCTCCTCTATCCTGAGCAGATCCCTATGGTACTGAAGGTGCTACATGAGGTAAGGCCTCAGACACGACCCCACATATTAGGACGACCGTTTGAAAGCTGAATTTGATCTcgactattttatttattttattattatttttacttaagagcttattgttattgtttagtgaaactaaaactattagaaagtgttaccagtaattgaaataaagctgatatcaataaaattaaattagaaaaatattaaaaatattagaaaaattgTCTTAACTAACTGAAATTAGTTGCAGTTGAATTAGTAAAATgactgaaactaaaactgaagaaaaaaataattaaagccatatagaaatatattaaaacaactaaattaaaactgaaagtaaaaaaTGTACGCTAATTTAAATGTGATGCGATCTaggaaaacgtactcggttactaacgtaacctcggttccctgaaatacgggaacgagtaatGCGTTGAATTCAGATTTCAGAAGaaatctgaattcctgtggcgaagcggccaatatatagccagattccccgggctttggcgggctttgCTGCCATAGGTTCATGCAGCACCACTGCCAgaccattggtttgttttaataacactgcacgatccaatggccatgcagtttcactgcgtgattgaataaggcttcggttcaggagaaaaaatgagtttttcccatagagtgaagtattgaaagggaacctAGCACATGGTGAAATTTGACCTTTTTCAGGTTTTCATACCATTGGAAAGCTGAGTTCAAGCCCTTTCCAAAACTGCTGTTTGTCCATAGCTTGAATGTATAACACAAGTTATGGATATCTGAAGTTGGCTGATAGCTATGATTTTCATGAATGGAATTTTGAGAAAAACGGGTTTAAAGTGAGAACTTTCACTTAAACGATTGCTGTCTGTCAGGAGCACTACTGAATAATTACATAAAAAGACTAATGTTACCCTGAAGAAGACAGTTTTCCATTGTTTATCATGATGGGCATAGTCTCTGATCATTTCATCACCCCTTGAATGTGTAGTTAGAAAAGTGAGCGCAGCGCACCTGTGCATATATAACAGACATATATATGATACACCTTTATTATATatgttacataatttattttgacAGGTGAACTGTTTTTGTGGTGTTAAGAGAAAACACCTCCGCAGCACTCTTAACATCCTTTCTGCTTGCTGCAATAAATCGCTATTTTTCTGCACTTAAGTGAATTTTGTCAAGATATTTTCAGAGATGATAGACAAgatattagaaaataataattgaatgaaatcctaattttgacaaaaaaaattaacatataacctat
This portion of the Carassius gibelio isolate Cgi1373 ecotype wild population from Czech Republic chromosome A12, carGib1.2-hapl.c, whole genome shotgun sequence genome encodes:
- the LOC128025250 gene encoding proteasome activator complex subunit 4B isoform X2, with translation MKKEQVEILGFVPQKEIVYNKLLPYADNLDRESNDILAQIKGNLGRAVQLRELWPGVLLWTRKLSTYLRLYGRKFSKEDHVLFIKLLYELVTIPKLDISMMQSFARLLINLLKKKELLSRDDLELPWRPLYDLYESILYSKTEHLGLNWFPNSVENVLKTVVKSCRLYFPESATQEMLDEWRPLLCPFDVTMQKAISYFELFLPTIMPPEQHHKGFKLWFDEIMDLWVSVQNLPAWEGNLVNLFARLANDNIGYLNWDPFIPKIFTRVLRSFNLPVGTSQMFVPRYLSNPYDIGHVVLWISSMLGGPQNQVQKQLNGLFSSIASFYHPSNNGRWLMKLMKLLQRLPASVVRRLHRERYKKPCWITPVPTTHRLTDQDVTDFVESMKQPVLMAMFSKTGSMDAAQALQNLALMRPELVIPPVLEKTYPAMETLTEPHQLTATLSCMIGMARSLLSGGRHYPEGPAHVLPLLMRALPGVDPNDFSKCMITFQFIATFTTLVPLVDCSSALHEKNDLTEMEREMCSASAEFEDFVLQFMDRCFALIDSSTLEQTREETETEKMTHLESLVELGLSSTFSTILTQCSMEIFKVALEKVFNFATTNIFETRVAGRMVADMCRAASKCHPAESLRLFVPHCCNAITHLTANEDVSNEEELDKELLWNLQLLSEVTRVDGEKLLPYRTQLVQILQLTLRLRCKQGYTLACNLLHHILRSTALTYPTDYCSVPGGFCRPLQEYLPIKDWGRPGDLWNLEIQWHVPSAEEMAFVFYVLDLLLQPELQRLQRYAQGEQDMSRDDVLQSLCIVQHCLLGAGSMLPPLDGRTVTGLVPSMVSLEETKLYIGVDYDESRENYREAICKVMRQLLHYILEHSEDDTKSLFSIIKIISDLMHFRGSHKHEFDSRWKSFTLVKKSMENRLHGKKQHIRALLIDRVLLQHEMRKLLVEGCEYKTVHQDLLKDLLRLSTSTYSQVRSKAQNVLFTALGTYNFCCRDITPRVLELLEPTRTDITQQQFKGALYCLLGNHCGVCLANLHDWDCIAQTWPSIVRSGLSSAMSLEKPSIVRLFDDLADKVHRQYETIGIDFTVPESAVLLGRCITDSSQPTPHIGTPTEQELEQGLTLQQDKNQEAVQKYEKLVRDLLECLDDRDLPWKFEHIAIGFLSLLLRDDHPLPAPAVLFFVQSLNHDALVVRKMAIAAMAGILKQLKRPRKKIPVSPCDISGVKEPEGLVAGDRPGNDWLQYHGDSLPNTQQDWDNFCFVEKTHWGYYCWPKNLMVYAPAAEQPKELSAENMNERERVIYDRFTEPMFIKQLIEFLSLEDRKGKDKFNPRRFCLFKGLFRNYSDAFLPVLKPHMERLANDSHESTQRCVAEIIAGLVRGSKHWSFSKVEALWKFLIPLMRTALSNITVETYADWGTCVATACESRDPRKLHWLLEMLMECPLSGEGGSFVDACHLYVLQGGLAQQEWRVSELLHRLLSYLEPKLTQVYKNVRERIGSVLTYIFMIDVNLPYTLPTKSPHIAEFTERILSQLKPLIEGDEEIQNHVVEENGVEEQDERTQAIRLLKTVLKWLMASAGRSFSTPVPQQLQLLPLLFKIAPVENDDSYDELKRDAKMCLSLMSQGLLYPEQIPMVLKVLHEIAGSSSWHARFSVLTYLQIMVFYNLFTMLSNEQAVQDVRALVIRLLEDEQLEVREMAATTLSGFLQCNFLAMDASMQTHFEALCKTRLPKKRKRGSVVDTIPSVDLVRRHAGVLGLSACILSSPYDVPTWMPQLLMDLSAHLNDTQPIEMTVKKTLSNFRRTHHDNWLEHKQQFTDDQLVVLTDLLVSPCYYA
- the LOC128025250 gene encoding proteasome activator complex subunit 4B isoform X1 — encoded protein: MKKEQVEILGFVPQKEIVYNKLLPYADNLDRESNDILAQIKGNLGRAVQLRELWPGVLLWTRKLSTYLRLYGRKFSKEDHVLFIKLLYELVTIPKLDISMMQSFARLLINLLKKKELLSRDDLELPWRPLYDLYESILYSKTEHLGLNWFPNYRAEASTKQKMLNIVRKRSVENVLKTVVKSCRLYFPESATQEMLDEWRPLLCPFDVTMQKAISYFELFLPTIMPPEQHHKGFKLWFDEIMDLWVSVQNLPAWEGNLVNLFARLANDNIGYLNWDPFIPKIFTRVLRSFNLPVGTSQMFVPRYLSNPYDIGHVVLWISSMLGGPQNQVQKQLNGLFSSIASFYHPSNNGRWLMKLMKLLQRLPASVVRRLHRERYKKPCWITPVPTTHRLTDQDVTDFVESMKQPVLMAMFSKTGSMDAAQALQNLALMRPELVIPPVLEKTYPAMETLTEPHQLTATLSCMIGMARSLLSGGRHYPEGPAHVLPLLMRALPGVDPNDFSKCMITFQFIATFTTLVPLVDCSSALHEKNDLTEMEREMCSASAEFEDFVLQFMDRCFALIDSSTLEQTREETETEKMTHLESLVELGLSSTFSTILTQCSMEIFKVALEKVFNFATTNIFETRVAGRMVADMCRAASKCHPAESLRLFVPHCCNAITHLTANEDVSNEEELDKELLWNLQLLSEVTRVDGEKLLPYRTQLVQILQLTLRLRCKQGYTLACNLLHHILRSTALTYPTDYCSVPGGFCRPLQEYLPIKDWGRPGDLWNLEIQWHVPSAEEMAFVFYVLDLLLQPELQRLQRYAQGEQDMSRDDVLQSLCIVQHCLLGAGSMLPPLDGRTVTGLVPSMVSLEETKLYIGVDYDESRENYREAICKVMRQLLHYILEHSEDDTKSLFSIIKIISDLMHFRGSHKHEFDSRWKSFTLVKKSMENRLHGKKQHIRALLIDRVLLQHEMRKLLVEGCEYKTVHQDLLKDLLRLSTSTYSQVRSKAQNVLFTALGTYNFCCRDITPRVLELLEPTRTDITQQQFKGALYCLLGNHCGVCLANLHDWDCIAQTWPSIVRSGLSSAMSLEKPSIVRLFDDLADKVHRQYETIGIDFTVPESAVLLGRCITDSSQPTPHIGTPTEQELEQGLTLQQDKNQEAVQKYEKLVRDLLECLDDRDLPWKFEHIAIGFLSLLLRDDHPLPAPAVLFFVQSLNHDALVVRKMAIAAMAGILKQLKRPRKKIPVSPCDISGVKEPEGLVAGDRPGNDWLQYHGDSLPNTQQDWDNFCFVEKTHWGYYCWPKNLMVYAPAAEQPKELSAENMNERERVIYDRFTEPMFIKQLIEFLSLEDRKGKDKFNPRRFCLFKGLFRNYSDAFLPVLKPHMERLANDSHESTQRCVAEIIAGLVRGSKHWSFSKVEALWKFLIPLMRTALSNITVETYADWGTCVATACESRDPRKLHWLLEMLMECPLSGEGGSFVDACHLYVLQGGLAQQEWRVSELLHRLLSYLEPKLTQVYKNVRERIGSVLTYIFMIDVNLPYTLPTKSPHIAEFTERILSQLKPLIEGDEEIQNHVVEENGVEEQDERTQAIRLLKTVLKWLMASAGRSFSTPVPQQLQLLPLLFKIAPVENDDSYDELKRDAKMCLSLMSQGLLYPEQIPMVLKVLHEIAGSSSWHARFSVLTYLQIMVFYNLFTMLSNEQAVQDVRALVIRLLEDEQLEVREMAATTLSGFLQCNFLAMDASMQTHFEALCKTRLPKKRKRGSVVDTIPSVDLVRRHAGVLGLSACILSSPYDVPTWMPQLLMDLSAHLNDTQPIEMTVKKTLSNFRRTHHDNWLEHKQQFTDDQLVVLTDLLVSPCYYA